TGCAGCCTATGACTGTGAAACCACAAGTGAAGATCCCCTAAATGCGGAAGTCTGCGGATTCTCCCTTGCCCTAAAAGAAGGAGAAGCCTATTATTTCCCCTTAAAGGCACCGAGCCCCGAACTGGGAGAGGAAGCTCCAAAACTCATAGCCTTTAAGGATGCCCAAAGGGCCGTAACAAAGCTCTTTGACTCGAAGATGACCCTCATAATGCATAACGGCAAATTCGATATTCAGGCAGCCCTTTCATCAAAACTTGCAAGCGGCATTTCGGCAAATCTTTTTGACACGATGATAGCTGCATGGCTTTTAGACCCTGCCCGCTCTTCTTACGGAATGGATAAACTTGCAGAAAGTATTTTAGGCGTAAAAACCATAAGGTTTAAAGACCTTGTAAAGCAGGGACAAAACTTTTCGGATATTCCATTAAAAGAAGCCTGTCCCTATGCTGCAGAAGATGCCGACATAACATTCCGCTTTTATAAAAAATTCTTACCCCTCTTAAAAAAGAATAATTTGGAAAAACTTTTTTTTGACCTTGAAATGCCTATCACAAAACTTTTAACCGAGATGGAAATAAAGGGCATCTTTTTAAAGGGCGAAGAACTTACTGCCTACTCAAAAGAATTGGGAAAAGAACTTGAAGATTGCGAAAAGGATATTTACAGACTCGTAGGCCATGAGTTTAATATAGCCTCCCCTAAACAGCTTCAAGAAGTCTTATTTGAAGAAAGAAAACTAACCCCAGGCAAAAAAACTAAGACAGGCTATTCTACGGATACTTCGGTCCTTGAAAACCTTGCTTCGGAGGATCCCGTACCTGCAAAAATCTTGGATTACAGGGCTCTTGCAAAGTTAAAATCCACATACACCGATACCCTTCCCAAGATGACGGACAAAAACGGAAGAATCCATACAAGTTTTATTCAAACGGGAACAGCCACAGGCCGCCTTTCAAGCCGAGACCCCAATTTACAAAATATCCCCATACGCGGAAACGAGGGGCGGAAGATAAGGGAAGCATTTCAAGCGGAAAAGGGGCGGGTTCTTATTTCTGCAGATTATTCGCAGATTGAGCTTGTAATCCTTGCTCATCTTTCAAAGGATCAAAACCTAGTAGAAGCCTTTAATAAGGGAATAGATGTTCACGCCAAGACTGCAAGCCTAATCTTTGCCGTAGACATAAAAGATGTAAGTCATGATATGAGACGCATAGCAAAGACCATAAACTTCGGCGTAATGTACGGAATGAGTGCATTCCGCCTCGCTTCTTCTTTAAGAATTCCCCGCAAAAGAGCTGATGAGTTTATAAAGGCTTATTTTGCCACCTATTCCGGCGTATCCGGCTTTATGGCAAATATTTGTCAAGAAGCCGAACAAAGAGGCTATGTAGAAACTATAATGGGAAGAAGGCGTTATCTTCCGGCTATAAACAGCAAAAACAAGGTAGAAAAGGCCGGAGCCGAACGCATTGCGGTAAACACCCCGATTCAGGGCACGGCCGCCGATATAGTAAAACTTGCAATGCTCGAAGTCGATAAGGCCTTAAAAAAACAAAAACTTGATGCCTCCATACTTTTACAGGTCCATGATGAGCTTATAATAGAGGCCGCCGAATCTGAAAGAGAAAAAGTCATGTCCTTCGTAAAAGAAAAAATGGAAGGCGTAATCAAACTTTCGGTACCCTTAAGGGTAAGTATAGAATCGGGAATGAGCTGGGGAGAGTTCCACTAATGGATAGTGTTTTAAACAGCAGGCAGAGCCGGCAAAGCCTTGGTTCACCCTCAGAACCGATTTTAATAGGGCTTTCAGGGCCTTCTTGTTCGGGTAAAAACACGGCAAGTACTATTTTACAAGACTACGGTTTTTATTGTATTGATGCCGATGTAGTTTCAAGAAAAGTTTTTATAGAGCATGAAAAAGAAATTTTAAATCTCTTTCAAGCCGAGGCCGAAAAACGAGGCATAAATTTAAAAAATAAAAAGGGCATCGACAAAAAAGCCTTTGCCCTCTTGGTCTTTTCGGATGAAGAACTTTTAAAAAAACATGAAGCCTTTATTCTCCCCATAATCGAAGAAAAAATATGGGAGGAAATTAAAATGGCATTTACAGAAAAACCTGAGCGCCCCATTCTTTTAAACGCCCCTACCCTTCACAAGACGAGCTTTATAAAAAAATGCCTCTTTATATTGTACATAGATGCACCTTTTATTTTAAGGCTCATAAGGGCAAAAAAAAGGGACAGGCTGCCCTTAAAAAATATATGGTTAAGATTTTCAAAACAAAAGAAATTCTTTTCTCAATACTTTTTTTTAAATGCCGATACAATAGTAGTAAAGAACTTTTGGTCTTCTGCAAGTTTAAAAAGAAAACTATTGCAGGAAGTTCAAAAAAGAGGTTTTTGAGGTTGATTTATGGAACAGAAAAAAATTTTATGGATAGTACTTTTTATTTCGTTGTTTGCTCTGATTATCTTCGGTGTCGGCTTATACCTGTATGCCCCATTCCGTAATAAAAGCACCATGACTGCGGCACAAATATCCGATTTAGGCAGAATAGAAGCAGACAAAACGGATACTAGCGTAGATCCTCTTCAATGGACTCGAAATCCCGACTCAATTCCTCCGCTTGAATCCGAGTCCCCTACCCTCGTAAATATTGCTAACAATATAACCGTTGTAAACGGTGAAGGCCAAACCGGCACAACAGAAACCTCTATTAATGTAAGCGATTTAACGAATACTCAAAAAGACGAAAAAACTGCAAGTCTACCTGAAGATCTTGCTGCAAATTTAAACACAAATCAAGAAATTGAGAAAAAAACTTCCGATACCGAAAAACAAACTCAAACTGCTCCTGCAAAGGAAGCCAATCAAAATACAGGCGTTGCTTCGGTAAAAGGAGTAAGCTCAAATACGGTTCAAAAACCTAAAACAGAAAAGAAGACTCCTCAAAAAACGGAAAAACCTGCTGTCAAAAAAAGCCCTGCTCAAAAAACGGTTTCCACACTGTACTGGGTTCAAACAGCTTCTTTGACAAGCCGCTTAAATGCAGAGGCGGCAAGAGATACCCTCACCTCAAAACACATGAAGGCGGAAATCTTTACCAAAGAAACGGCAACGGGGCTTACCCACCGAGTCAGAGTCGGCCCGTTTAAAAACAAAACCGAGGCAGAATATTGGCTTAAAAAAATAAAAGAAATTAAGGGCTTTGAAGGAAGTTATGTAACCCAAGACCGAAAAAAAAGCTGATTATGTCTACAAAGGTCTGTCTTGTTTTAACGGAAAAAACAATAGAAAAAAATCTTTCCGCACTGGAAAAGTATAAGAAGTTTATTGATATTGCAGAGCTTCGCGTAGATTATCTCAATCAAAGCGAAATACTCTATTTAAGAAATTTCCCCGAACGGGCCGGAATCCCTTGTATTTTAACCGTCAGGAGAAAGTCTGACGGCGGAAACTTTACGGGAGGAGAAGGTGCAAGAATGACAATCTTTGCACGCGGCCTTGCCTTTGCAAACTCCGACCCGATAAAAAATTTTGCTTATATAGATTTGGAAAGCGACTTTGATTCATCGGGAATCGAAGAAGCGGCAATGGCCTTTGATATTAAAATAATAAGAAGCCTCCACATTAAGGTTCCGGTAAAAAATATAGTAAAAACTATTGAAGGCCTAAGCCGTTTTGAAACCGACATTCCCAAGTTGGCTTTTACTGCAAATTGTTTAAACGATGTTTCCGAGCTTTTTAAAGCATCAAAACTGATACAAAATCAAGAGTACATCTTATCGGTTATGGGACCATACGGTTTAAGTTCCCGTATTCTATCAAAGCAATTAAATTCCCAAATTGTCTATACCTTTACTCCCGAATACATAAAGAAAAATAAACTTGAACAAGAACTTATAGATCCCGAAACTTTAGAAGACTTATACAGATTTTCAAAAATCGATAATGATACAAGTCTTTATGGAGTCATAGGCAAGGATGTAAACACAAGTTTAAGTCCAAAAATTCACAATGAAGGGTTTAAAATAAAAGACCTTAATTCCGTTTATATCCCCATATCGGCGGTATCATCAAAGGAAGCCTTGGACTTTGCCAATCTTCTTAATATAAAAGGCCTTTCGGTTACGGCTCCTTTTAAAAGTGAAATTATACCTCAAATAAATTCCATATCCGAAGCCTCTAAATTTATCGGCGCCGTAAATACCTTGATAAACGAAAACAAAAAATGGTTCGGCTATAATACCGATGTTGACGGCTTTCAACAGGCCTTAATAGAATTCTTAAACGAAAAAGACTTACGCAAATATAAGGTTGCAATTATAGGCGCCGGAGGAGCCGCCAGAGCTGTTGCAGAAGTAATAAGCTCTCTCCATGGAAAAGCCTGTATATTTAACCGCACTGCCGAAAAAGCTAAAAACATAGCCGAAAAATATAAATTTAAATGGGCTCTGTTGGATCCTATAAATATAAAACAGCTTCATGCTTTTTCGGAGCTGATAATTCAAACAACAAATGCAGGTATGGAGCCCGACATAGATATGGACCCTCTTAACTTTTATACCTTTACCGGAAAAGAGAAAGTATTTGAGTTAATCTACAGGCCTGAAACCACTAAGATGTTAAAGCGGGCAAGGACAGCAGGATGTCAGGTTTGTAACGGCTATAAAATGCTCGAATATCAAGCCTATCATCAGTTTAAAGCTTTTGCAGGAAAGGATGTATGATAAACAGTTCGGCAGAAATTCAGCCTCACTGTTTATCTGACGAGTTTTGTACATTGAGTACAAAACATCGCATTATTGTATGCAGTTTGTAAACAAACTGCGTGAAAAAACTTTTTTCAGGATTTAATAATCCTTACAAAAAGTTTTTATGGGAGATTTATAATGGACACGTCAGAACTTAAAAAAAAGATTGCCTATCATGCAATCGACTCTCTTTTTTCCGAAGGAAAAATTTTTGACGGAATGAAAATAGGGCTCGGCACCGGCTCTACAGCTATGCCGGCTGTACACCGTCTTGCACAATTATTGTCGTCAGGTAAGTTAAAAAAAATATACGCCGTACCTACAAGTTTTCAAACCTCAATCGAATGTGAAAAGCTAGGTATCCCTATTTATTCTCTAAGCTCTCAGCAAATCGGCGGAAGCTTAGACCTTGCTATAGACGGAGCAGACGAAATCGACCCCGATAAAAACCTAATCAAGGGAGGCGGAGCCGCCCTCCTCAGAGAAAAAATAATAGCATACAATTCAAAAGAATTTGTCGTCATTGCCGATGAAAGAAAAAAAGTTAAATCTATGGGAAAAGGATTTGCCCTTCCTATTGAAATTATACCTGAAGCACGTTTAAGTATTACACGGATTCTTGAAGCTCAAGGTATCAAAGTAGCTCTGCGTGAAGGTGTAAAAAAAATGGGGCCTGTTGTTACCGACAACGGCAACTTTATAATTGATGTAAGATGGCCTGAAGCAGCTGATGTAGATCCCAAAATCTTGGAGGAAAGTTTAAACAAGATTACAGGTGTAGTAGAAAACGGTTTTTTTACTAAAAACACTCCGCGAGTATTTATCGTACACCAAGACGGAAATATAGAAGATCTATAAAAGCTGAAAATCTTTACAATAATTATATTATAAAATTTATTTTCGGTTATTAAAAACCGTCATAATTTACCTTATCTTTTTCCGCATTTTCTTTATTACCGTTTTCAGCTTTATTTGAAGGCTCAAAACGCTCAAAGTCTTTTTGCATATCTTCTACAATTTTAAGTAGATTATCTTGTTTTAACAACTCCATAAAGTCTTCACATTGCGCAGGAGAAAATGCCAACCGTAAAGCAGGACAGTTTGAATTATCCTTTGCTCCTATTGCCGTTGTAGTCGCATTAGCCAAAATAAAATAAGGCCGATTTTCCGATAATAATTGATATTCAGCCCTCAATGACGGTTTAGCTTCATGTGCACCGGATCCAAAAAGCCCCCAAGACATAAGAACTTTTGTTTTGCCGAAAAATGCATTTTTATTTGCATCAGAAGGAGATAATGTCTTATTATTATAGGAATCAATATAAGACTGCATTGCATTCAACAACATCTCCCTATTTTCCCGATCCAAAAATATTTCTACTTTATCAACCATAAATCTATGTTGAATCGATACAATATTTGTACGAGGAAAAAAAGTAAATTTAAATTCGGTAGGTTTTATTTCCTTGTTAGTTCTTTTAACAACTCCACCTATAACGGTTCCCAATTCTACAGGAGAAAAATCTCCTAAAAAATTAGGATCATTTTTGGGCACTGTTTTACAAGAATCCAAAACAAGCAAAAATATAAATGCAGTTAAAATAGTCAAAACTTTTCTATTCATTCTATGTCTCCTTAATTTGTTTTATAGAATACATAGGTCTAAACAATATGAATTCTATCTTAGTTACAAAACTATTGTTTTACTTCAAACATTTGAACCTGTTTGTTTAATACGGTGAGAACAAGAACCGTACCTTGGGGAAGACCATAAGGAATACTGCATTTTCCTCCTTGATGGTTAAAACTTACAAGCTCCGTTCTTTTTCCGTCCGGATATACGGCATCGACTACAACTTTTACCGGATAAGGATATTTAGGTAAAGCAGGTGAATAAATACCGTAAATCATTTTTTCGGTGGAGTCGGGAATTTGCAGGCCTAATTCTATTTGAGAGTAAGCATCTACTGAGGAATCTGCCGGCTGGCTTTGACTGACAACTAATGGAGCATCAATGGAAGAATTAACTTCGGCTTTTATTACAAACGAAATTTTGCTTTGAGCTATTGCAGAATAAATATCTTCAAGTTTAAATCCTTCCATGTTTGGAACGGAAACTTTTTCGTTTTCAGGTCCTTTGCTCACGATGAATTCTATTAAAATTTCTTCCGAAATCTTAGTATCAGGAGAAGGATTTTGCTCCAAAATAGTACCGGCAGGAATTGAACTTGATTTGTACATAATCGGTTCTTTTATGGAAATCAGCTGTTTACGCCCTGAAGTAAAAAGAGAAGCAAAATGCTGTTGAACCTCCGATAAGGTTTTTCCCACATAATTTTCTACCCTGTCAAGAACGGCACCGCTGCTCACGGTTACATTTATTCTTTTTCCGGCTTTAACTATAGTTCCTGCAGGAGGACTTTGCTCTAAAACCTTCCCTTCATCTTCAATATTATCCGAAAATCTTAACTGAAGACGGGGATAAAGTTCTTTAACCTGTAGTTTAAGAACCGCATCTTCAAATTTTTCGCCTTCGATATTGGGAACCAAAACCTGATCAGCCGTTTTTACCGACATAAAAAACACGATTGTAGAAATAAGAACAAAAAATACAAGCATTACCAAAGAGGTAACAACTATTACTTTTCCGTTACCCTCTATGCTGTCTGCAATATCACCAAAACCCATTGATTACACCATCCATATTTTAAAATTTATGTTTCAAAACTGCCTTCCAAAAAATCAGGAGAGCCGTTTAAAAAATCCTTCCATTCAAGCTTTTTTTTTGCCTGCTTTTGTAATACCGAAACAGCGAGTATTCCATTCCCTGTTTGAATTAAAATACCGTATTTTTTATCGGTACCCAGTATTGTACCAAATTTTTTATTTTTTGTCATTTCATTTGAAGCATCTTCATATAAATTAGCTTCAATTATGCTTATTTTTTCGCCCTTTTTAAAGGTAAAGCAGCCCGGCCAGGGGGTAAATGCCCTTATTTTTCTTTCAATTTCTTCAGCCGGCTTAGACCAATCTATAAGCCCGTCTTCTTTTTTAAGCATTGAACAATAAAGAGCTTCTGCCTCTTCCTGAGGTCTTGCCTGCTTTAATTTATTTTCAAAATCAGAAAGGACTTCACGCAAAAGCGGGCAGCACTTATCGGCACAATCGGTTAAAAGGCTTTCAGTAGTTTCGGAATTATTTAATGGAATTTCAAGCTGTCCTAAAATACTTCCGCAATCCGTTTTTTGAGCAATGGTCTGAATCGTAATTCCGGTAAGTTTATCCCCTGCCAATATGGCCGCAGGAACCGGAGCACAGCCCCTCCACCTTGGTAAAAGAGAGGGATGAATATTTATTCCGCCCAGTGGGAAAAGAGCCATCGTCTTAGGCCCGAAAATTTTACCGTAGGCAAAACAAACCAAAAGATCCGGTTTTAAAGCCTCGAGTTCTTTTCTAAAATTATCATCAAGTTTTTGAGGCGTCAAAAGAGGAAAATCTTCAGGCAGAAATCCTTCTTTTATAAGCTCCTTTACTGCAAGAGCTGCATCGGAATCCTGCATCTTTTTGTTCCGCCCTGCAGGAGCCGGAGGATTAGTCAAGACTCCGCAAAGGTCAAATTCGCGAGCTATTAGTTTTAAGGCCGGTACGGCACAGGAAGGAGTTCCCGCAAAAAAGATTCTCATCTGAGGCGGATCCTTTTTTTTGAAAAAAGAGCCTTTTTATGTTCAAACTTTTCGATAGCCTCGGCCTTTTTTTCTTCACTTAAACGGTCTATAAAAAGCACACCGTTTAAGTGGTCATTTTCATGCTGAATGACTCTGGCAAGAAGCCCTGAGGCCTCTATGGTTTTTATTTTGCCGTCAATGTTTAAAAACTGAACCTTTACGGCTGAAGGCCTCATAACATCGTCATAGACCTTAGGTATGCTCAAACAGCCCTCTTCCATTAAACACATTTCCTGAGAAGTTTCGATAATTTCAGGATTTATAAAAACATACTTTTGTTCGTTTATAAATACGATAAAAAGCCTTATGTTTTCTCCTACTTGCGGAGCGGCCAAGCCTATACCGTTTTCTTTTTTTACGGTAACAAACATTTCGTCAATTAGGCTTTTGATATTTTCATCTATTTTTTCAACAGGTTTGGACACTTCCCTCAAAGTTTCCTCGCCTAAATGTAATATTTTCATAGAACATAATTATACAAAATAAGGGCTGTACCGTCAACCATGCTGTAAATTTTGGCATAAAATACGAATTTAATTGTGTTAAATTTATATAATGTATAAAAATTATATTCGTAATTGCAAATAGTCAATATTCATAGCTTGGGCTATTTTTTCCAGTGTTGCTTTTCGATTCTTTTTGGATGTTTCCATCTGACTATAGGCTGCTTGGCTTATCCCCATTTTTTCGGCAATTTCAGTCTGTGTAAGGTTTAAGTATTCACGCCATGCCTGAATGGAACTCATATCTTCCAAATGTATTTTTTTTATTACTTCATGCGGAATTGTTTCTTTTTCGTTAAATTCTCTTACCTTATGATTACATAATGTTTGAAAAACTTTAAAAGGAATAACCGCATATTCCGGTTTCCCGTCCTTTCCTGCTATAAATTGAACATCAATAAGTGTTGTCATCTCTTTTTTTTACCTCCTCGATTGATAATATATGTATTTTTTCAATGTGATTAAATAGAATCCTATATCTACCGACACGCAATCGATAATCGTATTTATGATTACTTAATGCTTTTACATTTAAAACATACGGAAATCCGGATAAAGTATCAACAGCTTCAAGAATTTGCTTTTTATCAGCTTTTTGTATTTTGTTAAGTTGTTTTGACGCTTTTCGGCTCCATCTAATCGATATCATTGTTCTATTATAAGATAATTATAAGTTTTTGTCAATTATTTTTTTCAGTTCATTCTGAGCGGTTTCGCAGTGCATACATCAGTTTTTGGCCTTTGTAAAGGGCTTCGGAAATAAAAATCGGAAAAAGTTTAAAAATTTTTAAAAGGCTTTTTTTTCCTCCCCTTGCCTTCCAAGAGTAATCCAGCTTTGTCCAAATAGAAAACAAAAGAGGAATAAAAAACAAAAAAAGAGAAAACAAAACAGCAACTTTAAAGGGTAAGATTTTTTCCAGAGCCTCTTTTAATTGGAGAGAGCTTGTGGTATTAAAAAAAAGGGAGCTTATCTGCATAAGGCAGACAAGTTTTAAAATAAGAAAAGCCAAATCTTTTATACTGCTTTCCGTTTTTATAAGAACCGAAAAAACATGGAGGCTTACAAGAAGCAGGCAATAAGGCAGAATCGGTTTTAAATCCAGTAATTGCTCTAAAAACGAAAAACCTATAAAACGGGCAAAAAAAACAAAAAATACCGAATAAAAGAGAACATAATTAGGAAAGAAAAAAATCAGGGCTGTAAACCCGAAAAGAAAAAGCAATTTTAAAAGGGGGGACATCCTATGTAAAAAGCTCGTTCCTCTACGGTACGAAAATAAGGGCCTTATATCCAAATTAAATCCTCCCTTTTTGTGTATGAAGTAAGCGGAGGCCTTATACTCCATTCTTTTAGATTTTGTCTTAAGCCCTCTTCCGCAGTCCCGTCAAAAACTTTTTTCCCCCTATGGAGAACTAAAAACCTATCGGCAAGGGCGTAGCATTTTTCAAGCTCATGGCTTAAAAGAAGGATGGTATAGTTTTCGGCCTTTAATTCTTTAACAAGGGAATTAACCTGCACTACCCCCTCATAATCCAAATTTGCATAGGGCTCATCAAAGATCATTACGGGAAACTTCATCGCCAAAATTCCTGCAACGCAAAGCCGCCTCTTTTCTCCTCCCGATAAGGAGCGGGAAGAATAATACCGCTTATCCTTTAAGCCGGTTTTTTCCAAGGCTTTATCCAATCTTTTTTTTCTTTCTTCTTGCGGAAGTTTTATATTTTTTAGTCCAAACAAAATATCTTCCTCAGGGGTTTCTCCCAATATCTGCAAGTCGGAATCCTGAAAAACTATGCCGCATCTTTCTTTTACCTCTACAAGTCCCGATGAGGGCCTTATAAGCCCTGCAATAATCGACATAAGAAGAGTTTTTCCCGAACCGTTAGCTCCCGAAATAAGAATGCTCTCTCCCTTAAAAACAGTCAAAGAAATTTCGTCCAAGGCCCTAAAATTAACCGTTCCGTCAAAAGAGCTTTGAACAAAGGTCTTACTTATATTTTTTAAGCTTATAATTTCTTCTTTCATAGTTTAAGAAGAGACCTCTAAAAAATATCTTGCCGTAACGGGACGCAGTTTATAAATTAAAGCGGAAACCAATATCATCTTGATAAAATCCCCCGGCAAATAAGGAATACAGGCAAGGCTCAAGGATTCAAAAAGCCCCCTGTTTGTAAGCTGCATAAATCTTGCTATTCCAAAAACATAAATAAGAGCAAAGCCCGAAAAAGAGGCTGCAATTATTTTTAAATAGTTTATTAACTTAATGCTCTTATTTTTACCTGAAGAAACTAAGACAAAGTCTTTTTCTCCGGGCTTTCTAAAAAAAATAATCAAAAAAGCTGCTGCCGCAAGATAGCCGATTAAAAAGCCTCCCGTCGGCCCCAAAAGATGGGCAAGCCCCCCTCTTCCGCCCGAAAAAACGGGAAGGCCGAGTAAACCGGCAATCAAAAAAAGAGCTGTTGAAGCTGTCCCGTAAAGTCCCCCTAAAAGCCCCGATGCCAAAATAGGCATCATGTTTTGAAGCACTATGGGAACGGGAGTTCCGGGAAGAGGAAATGCTATAAAACCGCTTACTGCAATAAGGGCTGCAAAAAGCGGAACAAAAACCGGCATAATCGATAGTTTAAAATTTGAGCTCATATTTTCTCCAAATCAAATTGATAACCGTAATAATAAACCAGGTTAACAATTTAAGAGGGCTGTGTCAAGCCCCCCGCATTGCCTCAGGTTAAATCTAACCGATTCGGCTTAAAACATTTTGTCAGTCTAAAACTCAAGCTGTTTTATCCTCGGAATCATTTCAAGATTTGGGCTGCGATTGCTTATTTCGATTACCGTTAAACTATCGAGAGCGGCGATGTCTTTGCGAATTTCGCCTGCGAGACCGGAATCGACGGCAGTAAAGCAATCGTCTAAAACTACAAGTTTAGTCTTACATAAAAGAGCCCTTGCAATTCCAATGCGCTGGGTTTGTCCGCCGGAAACGCCTCCCGTTAAATTACCGACTTTTGTTTCCAAGCCGTTGGGCATAGTTTCCAGATCTTTGTCTAAGCGGGTAATTCTTAAAACTTTTTGGATTTCCGCTTCGGTAATCTTTCCTTCCTTTTCAGAGCTGACACCGAGTAAAAGATTTTTACGCAAGCTTGCGTTAAAAATTTGCGGGGTCGGCGAAACATAAACGGCGAGGGGCGAAACAAAAATCACTTCGGGCTTTTCTATTATTTTTCCATTTAAGATTATTTCACCGCCGGCTTTTTTAGTAATTCCCAGCATGGACTTTATCAGAGAACTTTTTCCCGAAGCCACGGCTCCTGTAATAAAATAATATTCACCGCCGTGAAATTCGAACGATTTTTCTATTTTAAAATTGCTCTCAGGATACTCCACACAAAGATTTTTTACAACAATGGACTCAATATTATATTCTTGCGGATTTTTTATATCAAGCTGTTCATCTTCGTTTTCAGCTTTTGTATAAATATCTTGAACACGCTCCAGAGAAATTTTTGTTTGTTTTATGCTGACAAAAAAATCCGAAACAGAAGATGCAAAGTTAGAAAGTGAAACAGATAAGCTGATAAAAAAAGCAAGATCTC
The DNA window shown above is from Treponema denticola and carries:
- a CDS encoding type II toxin-antitoxin system RelE family toxin → MISIRWSRKASKQLNKIQKADKKQILEAVDTLSGFPYVLNVKALSNHKYDYRLRVGRYRILFNHIEKIHILSIEEVKKRDDNTY
- the def gene encoding peptide deformylase; its protein translation is MKILHLGEETLREVSKPVEKIDENIKSLIDEMFVTVKKENGIGLAAPQVGENIRLFIVFINEQKYVFINPEIIETSQEMCLMEEGCLSIPKVYDDVMRPSAVKVQFLNIDGKIKTIEASGLLARVIQHENDHLNGVLFIDRLSEEKKAEAIEKFEHKKALFSKKRIRLR
- a CDS encoding helix-turn-helix domain-containing protein; this translates as MTTLIDVQFIAGKDGKPEYAVIPFKVFQTLCNHKVREFNEKETIPHEVIKKIHLEDMSSIQAWREYLNLTQTEIAEKMGISQAAYSQMETSKKNRKATLEKIAQAMNIDYLQLRI
- a CDS encoding CbiQ family ECF transporter T component, with translation MDIRPLFSYRRGTSFLHRMSPLLKLLFLFGFTALIFFFPNYVLFYSVFFVFFARFIGFSFLEQLLDLKPILPYCLLLVSLHVFSVLIKTESSIKDLAFLILKLVCLMQISSLFFNTTSSLQLKEALEKILPFKVAVLFSLFLFFIPLLFSIWTKLDYSWKARGGKKSLLKIFKLFPIFISEALYKGQKLMYALRNRSE
- a CDS encoding energy-coupling factor ABC transporter ATP-binding protein, producing the protein MKEEIISLKNISKTFVQSSFDGTVNFRALDEISLTVFKGESILISGANGSGKTLLMSIIAGLIRPSSGLVEVKERCGIVFQDSDLQILGETPEEDILFGLKNIKLPQEERKKRLDKALEKTGLKDKRYYSSRSLSGGEKRRLCVAGILAMKFPVMIFDEPYANLDYEGVVQVNSLVKELKAENYTILLLSHELEKCYALADRFLVLHRGKKVFDGTAEEGLRQNLKEWSIRPPLTSYTKREDLIWI
- a CDS encoding biotin transporter BioY, with the translated sequence MSSNFKLSIMPVFVPLFAALIAVSGFIAFPLPGTPVPIVLQNMMPILASGLLGGLYGTASTALFLIAGLLGLPVFSGGRGGLAHLLGPTGGFLIGYLAAAAFLIIFFRKPGEKDFVLVSSGKNKSIKLINYLKIIAASFSGFALIYVFGIARFMQLTNRGLFESLSLACIPYLPGDFIKMILVSALIYKLRPVTARYFLEVSS